From the Desulfovibrio sp. JY genome, one window contains:
- a CDS encoding flagellar basal body L-ring protein FlgH codes for MIRKHYIPLLLVAGLAACAPASKKATPMPQVTPTVAKAPPPAQNPGSVFSQNQPTFLFDDTRARRIGDILTVNIVDTSKSDLKAETKNDKTSSQQLGVSNYFGNKTITGNLPGQLGGPDFGMKGYTGSTPLVGVNNAEKFQSKGETKRESAVTASIGCRIVNILPGGVMQLEGARQTRVNNENQIIVVKGLVRPIDVGPSNTVASTQLADCQIEYYGEGDLADRQKSGWLARILDNVWPF; via the coding sequence ATGATACGCAAGCACTATATTCCCCTGCTTCTGGTCGCCGGCCTTGCCGCCTGCGCGCCGGCCTCCAAGAAGGCCACGCCCATGCCCCAGGTCACGCCGACCGTGGCCAAGGCCCCGCCGCCGGCCCAGAATCCCGGCTCGGTCTTCAGCCAGAACCAGCCCACCTTTTTGTTCGACGACACCCGGGCCCGGCGCATCGGCGACATTTTGACCGTCAACATCGTGGATACGTCGAAGTCCGACCTCAAGGCCGAGACGAAAAACGACAAGACCAGCAGCCAGCAGCTCGGCGTGTCCAACTACTTCGGCAACAAGACCATCACCGGCAACCTGCCCGGGCAGCTCGGCGGGCCGGACTTCGGCATGAAGGGATACACCGGCTCCACGCCGCTGGTTGGCGTCAATAACGCCGAGAAGTTTCAGAGCAAGGGCGAGACCAAGCGGGAATCCGCCGTCACCGCCTCCATCGGCTGCCGCATCGTCAACATCCTGCCCGGCGGGGTGATGCAGCTGGAAGGGGCGCGGCAGACCCGCGTCAACAACGAAAACCAGATCATCGTGGTCAAGGGGCTGGTGCGGCCCATCGACGTCGGCCCGAGCAACACCGTGGCCTCGACCCAGCTGGCCGACTGCCAGATCGAATACTACGGCGAGGGCGACCTGGCCGACCGCCAGAAGAGCGGTTGGCTGGCCCGCATCCTCGACAACGTCTGGCCGTTTTAA
- a CDS encoding flagellar basal body P-ring protein FlgI, with amino-acid sequence MSTSLAMRPVRVLAALALAALTVLAALPLTASPAHGARIKDIATVSGMRKNQLVGYGLVVGLSGTGDQRGSDFTVQSIFNMLDKMGVRVDKATLKPKNVAAVMVTAQMPVSSRPGSRLDVTVSSIGDATSLLGGVLLVTPMKGVDGNIYAIAQGSVLVGGVSAQGAGASVSKNITTVGLLPGGANVERAVAFSFNDQPDLTLSLRNPDFSTATRVAKRVNETMGSAMAAAIDAGTIRLSVPPENQGNLAPLMASIENIEVTPDHRARVVVDEKTGTVVLGQNVQISPVAITHGNLQIQVQESADVSQPLPFSNGQTVVTPQTNIGVTEENRKLKMIEGATLQELVEGLNALGATPRDLISILRTLESSGALAADLEVN; translated from the coding sequence ATGAGCACAAGCCTCGCCATGCGTCCGGTCCGAGTGTTGGCCGCCCTGGCCCTGGCCGCCCTCACCGTGCTTGCGGCCCTGCCCCTGACGGCCTCCCCGGCCCACGGCGCGCGCATCAAGGACATCGCCACCGTCTCGGGCATGCGCAAGAACCAGCTCGTGGGCTACGGCCTGGTGGTCGGGCTCTCCGGCACCGGCGACCAGCGCGGCTCGGATTTCACGGTCCAGTCCATCTTCAACATGCTCGACAAGATGGGCGTGCGCGTGGACAAGGCGACGCTCAAGCCGAAAAACGTGGCCGCGGTCATGGTCACGGCCCAGATGCCGGTTTCGTCCCGGCCCGGCAGCCGGCTGGACGTGACCGTGTCCTCCATCGGCGACGCCACGAGCCTGCTTGGCGGCGTGCTGCTGGTGACGCCCATGAAGGGCGTCGACGGCAACATCTACGCCATCGCCCAGGGCTCGGTGCTGGTCGGCGGCGTCTCGGCCCAGGGAGCCGGGGCCTCGGTGTCGAAAAACATCACCACCGTGGGCCTGCTTCCGGGCGGGGCCAACGTGGAGCGGGCCGTGGCCTTTTCCTTCAACGACCAGCCCGACCTGACCCTCTCCCTGCGCAACCCCGACTTTTCCACGGCCACCCGCGTGGCCAAGCGCGTCAACGAAACCATGGGCTCGGCCATGGCCGCGGCCATCGACGCCGGCACCATCCGCCTGTCCGTGCCGCCGGAGAACCAGGGCAACCTGGCGCCGCTCATGGCTTCCATCGAGAACATCGAGGTCACCCCGGACCACCGGGCCCGGGTGGTGGTGGACGAAAAGACCGGCACGGTCGTCCTTGGGCAAAACGTCCAGATCTCGCCCGTGGCCATCACCCACGGCAACCTGCAGATCCAGGTCCAGGAGTCCGCCGACGTGTCCCAGCCGCTGCCGTTTTCCAATGGCCAGACCGTGGTCACGCCCCAGACCAACATCGGGGTGACCGAGGAGAACCGCAAGCTCAAGATGATCGAAGGCGCCACGCTCCAGGAACTGGTGGAGGGCTTAAACGCCCTTGGCGCGACGCCGCGCGACCTCATAAGCATCCTGCGCACCCTGGAATCGTCCGGGGCGCTGGCCGCCGACCTGGAGGTCAACTAG
- a CDS encoding peptidoglycan DD-metalloendopeptidase family protein, which produces MSLPSGMGDLAATGSLQADVAQKLRVDALRKTLSGGKTKEAKLREACKGFESVFISQLFKEMRATVPKDGILHGHYEDQYYSMFDKAMCDQLADDGGIGLADMMYRQLKGQVTGQDGKAGPGDILPANRPVAAHGSSLSGVARIPVPGGAAPAGKRGIPADHFSPEMAAAMARPGVPPLASAHAPTDGATDQAAAATQAVTPMAAPVNGEITSEYGWRADPFKGDRAWHAGMDIAAAQGSSVSACWGGTVVFAGTKGGYGNVVEVEHPGGWKSVYGHLSSYSVKAGDPVAAGGKIAEVGSTGRSTGPHLHFELRRGSETVDPERLLAASGLVQDAS; this is translated from the coding sequence GTGAGCCTTCCTTCCGGCATGGGCGACCTGGCCGCGACGGGGTCCTTGCAGGCCGATGTGGCGCAAAAGCTGCGCGTCGACGCCCTGCGAAAGACCCTCTCCGGGGGCAAGACCAAGGAGGCCAAGCTGCGCGAGGCCTGCAAGGGCTTCGAGTCGGTCTTCATCTCCCAGCTCTTCAAGGAGATGCGCGCCACCGTGCCGAAAGACGGGATTCTCCACGGCCACTACGAGGATCAGTATTATTCCATGTTCGACAAGGCCATGTGCGACCAGCTCGCGGACGACGGCGGCATCGGCCTGGCCGACATGATGTACCGCCAGCTCAAGGGCCAGGTGACGGGCCAGGACGGCAAGGCCGGGCCGGGCGACATCCTGCCGGCCAACCGGCCCGTGGCCGCCCACGGATCGTCCTTGTCCGGCGTGGCGCGCATTCCTGTTCCGGGCGGCGCCGCCCCGGCCGGCAAGCGCGGCATCCCGGCCGACCATTTCTCGCCGGAAATGGCCGCCGCCATGGCCCGCCCCGGCGTCCCCCCCCTGGCCAGCGCCCATGCGCCGACGGACGGCGCGACCGACCAGGCCGCCGCCGCGACCCAGGCCGTGACGCCCATGGCCGCGCCGGTCAATGGCGAAATCACCTCGGAATACGGCTGGCGCGCCGATCCGTTCAAGGGCGACCGGGCCTGGCACGCCGGCATGGACATCGCCGCGGCCCAAGGGTCGTCGGTTTCCGCCTGCTGGGGCGGCACGGTCGTTTTTGCCGGGACGAAGGGGGGGTACGGCAACGTGGTCGAGGTGGAGCATCCCGGCGGATGGAAGAGTGTTTACGGGCACTTGAGCAGTTATTCGGTCAAGGCGGGCGATCCTGTCGCGGCTGGCGGAAAAATTGCAGAGGTTGGCAGTACCGGACGTTCCACCGGGCCGCATCTGCACTTCGAACTGCGCCGGGGAAGCGAGACGGTCGATCCGGAGCGGCTGCTGGCCGCGTCGGGACTTGTCCAGGATGCTTCGTAG
- a CDS encoding flagellar protein FlgN, translated as MIAGILSNLERQLKAVLLLDTLQKEEFSHLSARNPGGVASAEFSIQELLRQLTVERHSLHAIYAALDPGATRLGDVIGRFSPEDAEKAGGLVAAIDAGQQRCAKQASRNYAMALGLYDVAKGSLDTLRKLLVPKKGVYGATGRMATGTSGPGIISGRL; from the coding sequence ATGATCGCGGGCATACTGTCCAACCTCGAACGCCAGCTCAAGGCCGTTTTGCTGCTGGATACGCTGCAAAAGGAAGAATTTTCCCACCTCTCCGCCCGTAATCCGGGTGGGGTCGCCTCCGCCGAGTTTTCCATCCAGGAGCTCCTGCGCCAACTGACCGTGGAGCGCCACAGCCTGCACGCGATTTACGCGGCGCTCGATCCCGGGGCCACGCGCCTTGGCGACGTCATCGGCCGCTTTTCCCCCGAGGATGCGGAAAAGGCCGGCGGGCTCGTGGCGGCCATCGACGCCGGCCAGCAGCGTTGCGCCAAGCAGGCCAGCCGCAACTACGCCATGGCGCTTGGGCTTTACGACGTGGCCAAGGGCAGCCTCGACACCCTGCGCAAACTGCTCGTGCCCAAAAAGGGCGTCTACGGGGCCACGGGACGCATGGCCACCGGTACGTCCGGGCCGGGGATCATCAGCGGGAGACTCTAA
- the flgK gene encoding flagellar hook-associated protein FlgK — protein sequence MSSLSSILSIGRSGLTASQAALQVTGNNIANVDTEGYSKQSVVLVDGQYITSSPGQLGSGVVAQEVVRSYDSLTESQYVSQISVRDRWKALYNGLTSIQNYFNESNTNGANAALSKFFGDWGDLTANTDDTATRQTMLEDTDTLLSIYRSMASSLEGQKTALDTAITDDVGTLNQLASDVADINRRINQYQIDGKSIPNSLYDLRDSKVEDLASLVDVNVVDNGKGNYTVYTKSGQTVVDGTEAYSFKYKQGQTVRQLSAASITADSNAQCYYDGSDSHEYTIQVVDSGGVGAGATFKASLDGGKSWLTASNGSTAIFQADGTSGKVKVGDLDIWFDKADASDPSPLSDLNAGDTFTLVPKKALYWHTTTGTEENVTPQLHADGTDNERRLTGGALSGAFLLRDVNLAGYQDSLDAMANSLVWEINRVHSQGAGLTNFSSVQGTYGVEDADAALGSNQAHLTYGDRLASGAAMIYVYGPDGALNTKDSIWVDPTATTLNDFVTSINTAFSGKLNATVVNGQLNLSAASGYSFQFGDDSSGILAALGVNTLLTGSTASDVAINHVVTSDTNRVNVGHVGSAGLTAAGDNTTATAITALAAKDVNFFVTGKATSSQTLSGYYNSLVGQVGSDTSSANYQATYQTALASQVQAQKLSISGVSLDEELTNLIKFQHAYQAAAKLISTADSLFQTVLGLKN from the coding sequence ATGTCGAGCTTAAGCTCCATCCTGTCCATCGGGCGATCGGGCCTTACCGCCTCGCAGGCCGCCCTGCAGGTGACGGGCAACAACATCGCCAATGTCGACACCGAAGGCTACAGCAAGCAGTCGGTGGTGCTCGTCGACGGGCAGTACATCACGTCCTCGCCCGGCCAGCTCGGTTCCGGCGTGGTGGCCCAGGAAGTGGTGCGCTCCTACGACTCCCTGACCGAATCCCAGTACGTGTCCCAGATTTCCGTGCGCGACCGCTGGAAGGCGCTGTATAACGGCCTCACCTCCATCCAGAACTATTTCAACGAGTCCAACACGAACGGGGCCAACGCGGCTTTGTCGAAGTTTTTCGGGGATTGGGGCGACCTGACCGCCAACACCGACGATACGGCCACGCGCCAGACCATGCTCGAGGACACGGACACGCTGCTTTCCATCTACCGGTCCATGGCCTCGTCCCTGGAGGGCCAGAAGACGGCCCTCGATACGGCCATCACCGACGACGTGGGCACTCTCAACCAGCTGGCCTCGGATGTGGCCGACATCAACCGGCGGATCAACCAGTACCAGATCGACGGTAAGAGCATTCCCAACAGCCTTTACGACCTGCGCGACTCCAAGGTCGAGGACCTCGCCTCCCTCGTGGACGTCAATGTGGTGGACAACGGCAAGGGCAACTACACCGTCTACACCAAGTCCGGGCAGACCGTCGTGGACGGCACCGAGGCCTACAGCTTCAAATACAAGCAAGGGCAGACCGTCCGCCAGCTGAGCGCGGCCTCGATAACGGCCGACTCGAACGCCCAGTGTTACTACGACGGCTCGGATTCCCACGAATACACGATCCAGGTGGTGGACTCCGGGGGCGTCGGCGCCGGGGCGACGTTTAAGGCTTCCCTCGACGGCGGCAAGTCCTGGCTGACCGCTTCCAACGGCAGCACCGCCATTTTTCAGGCCGACGGCACATCGGGAAAAGTCAAGGTCGGGGACCTGGATATTTGGTTCGACAAAGCGGATGCCTCGGACCCTTCGCCGTTAAGCGATCTCAACGCCGGCGACACCTTCACCCTGGTCCCCAAAAAGGCCCTCTACTGGCACACCACGACCGGCACCGAGGAAAACGTCACCCCGCAGTTGCATGCCGACGGCACGGACAACGAGCGTCGGCTGACCGGTGGGGCGCTTTCCGGCGCGTTTTTGCTGCGCGACGTGAATCTGGCCGGCTATCAGGATTCCCTCGACGCCATGGCCAACAGCCTGGTCTGGGAGATCAACCGCGTCCATTCGCAAGGCGCGGGGCTCACGAATTTTTCCTCGGTCCAGGGCACCTACGGCGTGGAGGATGCGGACGCGGCGCTCGGCAGCAACCAGGCCCACCTGACCTACGGCGACCGCCTGGCCTCGGGCGCGGCCATGATCTACGTCTACGGGCCGGACGGCGCATTGAATACCAAGGACAGCATCTGGGTGGACCCGACGGCCACCACGCTCAACGACTTCGTCACGTCGATCAACACCGCCTTCAGCGGCAAGCTGAACGCCACCGTGGTCAACGGCCAGCTCAACCTCAGCGCCGCCAGCGGCTACTCCTTCCAGTTCGGCGACGATTCCTCGGGCATTCTGGCCGCCCTTGGCGTCAATACGCTCCTGACCGGCTCCACGGCCTCGGATGTGGCCATAAACCACGTGGTGACAAGCGACACCAACCGGGTCAACGTGGGCCATGTCGGCTCGGCCGGGCTGACGGCTGCGGGTGATAACACCACGGCCACGGCCATAACCGCGCTGGCGGCCAAGGACGTCAATTTCTTCGTGACCGGCAAGGCCACCTCCAGCCAGACCTTGAGCGGGTATTACAACTCCCTGGTCGGGCAGGTGGGCTCGGACACCTCGAGCGCCAACTACCAGGCCACCTACCAGACGGCCCTGGCTTCCCAGGTCCAGGCCCAGAAGCTTTCGATTTCCGGCGTTAGCCTCGACGAGGAGCTGACCAACCTCATCAAGTTCCAGCACGCCTACCAGGCGGCGGCCAAGCTCATCAGCACGGCCGATTCCTTGTTCCAGACGGTTCTGGGGCTCAAAAACTAG
- the flgL gene encoding flagellar hook-associated protein FlgL gives MALRVTQQMLYGTVINQNNASLAKLMATNEQASTQKRINAPSDDPNGAVQVLGTRSDLSQLTQYQSNITSATGWLNQSDSTLSSVSSLISTIKGYAEQAATGTVTDENRNEIATQIRQYFGQLISLSNTTYNGKSLFAGQKTDSAAYEEGLWMNSNDATFDAAVGASGGFTISGSSDSTVLVQFMGTDTTNYQPAFQYSTDGGTTWNNGTYATAPGAASQTLNLGSGLSMDLDANALTNVTACADHNDSKGTWMWIRPTAVYQGNTNEDVTVFSVDTGGGTATASASGVFSGNVMVRMDDTAGAKYQYSYSTDGGTSWVTGNTSSDIGPPTTMAVPGGLLTITGGAPADGDQFFIQPGTADISIGISPTDSVVVNGVGTEIFGGIDDKTAVTFSGSNAGNLFETVGKLVGYLETNNQGGIQDCLDNLTTAQNQVLVAASSVGARENRVTAAGTMITTLKENATSTLSNVEDADLTTLITTLSEQELAYQAVLKSSSMVMDMSLVKYI, from the coding sequence ATGGCCCTGCGCGTCACCCAGCAAATGCTCTATGGCACCGTCATCAATCAGAACAACGCCTCCCTCGCCAAGCTGATGGCGACCAACGAACAGGCGTCCACCCAAAAGCGCATCAACGCGCCGTCCGACGACCCCAACGGCGCGGTGCAGGTGCTCGGGACCCGGAGCGATTTGAGCCAGCTGACCCAGTACCAGAGCAACATCACCTCGGCCACGGGCTGGCTCAACCAGTCCGACAGCACCCTAAGTTCCGTCAGTTCGCTTATAAGCACCATCAAGGGCTACGCCGAGCAGGCGGCCACGGGCACGGTCACCGACGAGAACCGCAACGAGATCGCCACCCAGATCCGCCAGTACTTCGGCCAGCTCATCTCCTTGTCCAACACCACCTACAACGGCAAATCGCTTTTCGCCGGCCAGAAGACCGACTCCGCGGCCTACGAGGAAGGCCTGTGGATGAACAGCAACGACGCGACCTTCGACGCGGCCGTCGGCGCAAGCGGCGGGTTCACTATTTCGGGGAGCTCGGATTCGACGGTGCTGGTGCAGTTCATGGGCACCGACACCACGAACTATCAGCCAGCCTTCCAATATTCCACCGATGGCGGCACGACCTGGAACAACGGAACGTACGCCACGGCCCCGGGCGCGGCCAGCCAGACGCTGAACCTCGGTTCGGGCCTGTCCATGGACCTCGATGCCAATGCGCTGACCAACGTGACCGCCTGCGCCGACCATAACGATTCCAAAGGCACCTGGATGTGGATCCGGCCGACCGCCGTCTACCAGGGCAACACCAACGAGGACGTCACGGTATTTAGCGTGGACACCGGCGGCGGTACGGCCACGGCCTCGGCCTCGGGCGTATTCAGCGGCAACGTCATGGTGCGCATGGACGACACGGCCGGTGCCAAATACCAGTATTCCTACAGCACCGACGGCGGGACGTCCTGGGTGACGGGCAACACGTCGAGCGACATCGGGCCACCGACGACCATGGCCGTTCCCGGCGGGCTTTTGACGATCACGGGCGGCGCGCCCGCCGACGGCGACCAGTTCTTCATCCAACCGGGCACGGCCGACATTTCCATCGGCATCTCGCCGACGGATTCGGTGGTGGTCAACGGAGTGGGCACGGAGATATTCGGCGGCATCGACGACAAAACGGCCGTGACGTTTAGCGGTTCCAACGCCGGCAACCTCTTCGAGACGGTGGGCAAGCTCGTCGGCTATCTGGAGACCAACAATCAGGGCGGCATCCAGGATTGCCTGGACAACCTGACCACTGCGCAAAACCAGGTGCTGGTGGCGGCCTCGTCGGTTGGCGCCCGGGAGAACAGGGTGACCGCGGCCGGGACCATGATCACGACGCTTAAGGAGAACGCCACCTCGACGCTCAGCAATGTCGAGGACGCGGACCTGACGACGCTTATCACCACGCTGTCGGAGCAGGAGCTGGCCTATCAGGCGGTGCTCAAGTCTTCCAGCATGGTCATGGACATGTCCCTGGTCAAGTACATTTAG
- the csrA gene encoding carbon storage regulator CsrA, with the protein MLILTRRPGESLHLGDNIKITVLGVQGKQIKIGLEVPDDMQVYREEVYLRVLEQNRQALCAMDSDVLAAAKLWPKKTNE; encoded by the coding sequence ATGCTCATTTTGACCCGAAGGCCGGGCGAGAGCCTGCACCTCGGCGACAACATCAAGATTACGGTGCTGGGCGTCCAGGGCAAGCAGATCAAGATCGGGCTGGAAGTGCCCGACGATATGCAGGTGTATCGCGAAGAGGTTTATCTGCGGGTGCTGGAGCAGAATCGGCAGGCGCTTTGCGCCATGGATTCCGATGTCCTGGCGGCGGCGAAGTTATGGCCAAAAAAGACGAACGAGTAG
- the fliW gene encoding flagellar assembly protein FliW: protein MAKKDERVVETRLGSITLPEDRVLNFPRGLIGFMGHREFTLIRLREESPFMVLQSLSDPKLGLLVTDPYSFMTEYEVVIGEPDRRLLGIERREQTAVLVTVTIPQGMPERTTLNLSGPIIINNETRIGLQIPQTDSRYPAHFIPGMVPVEK from the coding sequence ATGGCCAAAAAAGACGAACGAGTAGTGGAAACGCGGCTCGGGAGCATAACGCTGCCCGAGGACCGCGTGCTCAACTTTCCCCGTGGGCTCATCGGCTTCATGGGACACCGCGAGTTCACCCTGATCCGGCTGCGCGAAGAGTCGCCGTTCATGGTGCTGCAAAGCCTAAGCGACCCCAAGCTCGGACTGCTCGTGACCGACCCCTACAGCTTCATGACCGAATACGAGGTGGTCATAGGCGAGCCCGACCGCCGGCTGCTCGGCATCGAGAGGCGGGAACAGACCGCCGTCCTCGTCACCGTGACCATCCCCCAGGGCATGCCCGAACGCACCACGCTCAATTTGAGCGGTCCCATCATCATCAACAACGAGACCCGCATCGGTCTGCAAATCCCGCAAACCGACTCCCGTTATCCGGCCCACTTTATCCCGGGCATGGTCCCGGTGGAAAAATAG
- the flgM gene encoding flagellar biosynthesis anti-sigma factor FlgM, with protein MDIKNILGINQAYGQGRIGRSGSGETSGVTRGSASETEAGSASDRVTLSGDARLVSLAASQAKEAPEVRSDRVATLKAQVQAGTYQPDSKKIAEKMLTMESDLFG; from the coding sequence ATGGACATCAAGAACATACTCGGAATCAATCAGGCGTACGGCCAGGGCCGAATCGGCCGCAGCGGCTCGGGCGAGACCTCGGGCGTGACGCGCGGCTCCGCTTCCGAGACCGAAGCGGGTTCCGCATCGGATCGGGTGACCCTTTCCGGCGATGCCAGGCTGGTTTCCCTGGCCGCAAGCCAGGCCAAGGAAGCCCCGGAGGTCCGCTCCGACCGGGTGGCCACCCTCAAGGCCCAGGTCCAGGCCGGTACCTACCAGCCGGACTCCAAAAAGATCGCCGAAAAGATGCTGACCATGGAGTCCGACCTGTTCGGCTAA
- a CDS encoding NAD(+)/NADH kinase translates to MGHDIKTILIIYKAEHTLARDTAWTVADWLAGQGVTVLVRENLPDAPSSVVPPGAVLAARPQLALILGGDGTMLSAARQTVADGVPFLGINLGRVGFMTSAGLDDWRTILADVLENGFIPARRIMIDVAVIRGGQRVYETTSLNDAVVSRGAMARLAAFNVSLDDVDVCTLRADGVVISTPTGSTAYCVSAGGPLIYPGLDVLCVVPICPFLSDFKPVIVPAESSVRLALSAPETNMYLTCDGQELFPLDDNDVVEVRKSPRSLILATRKDDSYFGRLRLKGFISCP, encoded by the coding sequence ATGGGCCACGACATCAAAACCATTCTCATTATTTATAAAGCCGAGCACACCCTGGCCCGGGATACGGCCTGGACCGTGGCCGACTGGCTGGCCGGGCAGGGCGTGACCGTGCTGGTCCGGGAAAACCTCCCCGACGCCCCAAGCTCCGTGGTGCCGCCCGGTGCGGTGCTGGCCGCCCGGCCGCAACTGGCCCTGATCCTCGGCGGCGACGGCACCATGCTTTCGGCCGCCCGGCAGACCGTGGCCGACGGCGTGCCCTTTTTGGGCATCAATCTCGGCCGGGTGGGGTTTATGACTTCGGCCGGCCTCGACGACTGGCGGACGATCCTGGCCGACGTTCTGGAAAACGGCTTCATCCCGGCCCGGCGCATCATGATCGACGTGGCCGTGATCCGGGGCGGGCAGCGCGTGTACGAGACGACATCGCTCAACGACGCGGTGGTCAGCCGCGGGGCCATGGCCCGGCTCGCCGCCTTCAACGTGAGCCTAGACGACGTCGACGTCTGCACGCTTCGGGCCGACGGCGTGGTCATCTCCACCCCGACAGGGTCCACGGCCTACTGCGTCTCGGCCGGCGGGCCGCTCATCTATCCCGGCCTCGACGTGTTGTGCGTGGTGCCCATCTGCCCGTTTTTAAGCGATTTCAAGCCGGTCATCGTGCCGGCCGAGTCCTCGGTGCGCCTGGCCCTGTCCGCGCCGGAAACCAACATGTACCTGACCTGCGACGGCCAGGAGCTTTTCCCCCTCGACGACAACGACGTGGTGGAGGTGCGCAAGTCGCCCCGGTCCCTGATCCTGGCCACGCGAAAGGACGACAGTTATTTCGGCCGGTTGCGGCTTAAAGGATTCATCAGCTGCCCATGA
- the der gene encoding ribosome biogenesis GTPase Der, with product MPPIVAIVGRPNVGKSTLFNRLAKRPKAITHDRPGVTRDRLEATVELDDRIVTLIDTGGMDFDAPEGLERQIVVQAEIALTMADVVLFLVDGKSGRTAIDDEMAERLRRAGKPVIVAVNKVDGSERITALTGDFHAWGFPILPLSAAHGHGLQDLAETLAKALPEKEASGEEGLPAPEAGIRLAVLGRPNAGKSSLVNELLGQERLIVSDVAGTTRDAVDVALVKNGRRYVFVDTAGVRKRTRITDGLERYSVGKALGSAKRANVAVVVIDATGGVGVQDKRLISYLDKERTPFLIAVNKIDLVPQKDMIALRKDIQDELRMCGHVPVLYISAAQRKGIGKILPMAEEIWKECQIRVGTGALNRAMREVLDKHQPPLVNGRRAKFYYLTQASDPPPTFVFFVSDTERVRDSYMRYLENGLRKLFGITMAPVKVVCRASHKPKE from the coding sequence ATGCCCCCTATCGTGGCCATCGTCGGACGCCCCAACGTAGGCAAGTCCACCCTTTTCAACCGCTTGGCCAAACGCCCAAAAGCCATCACCCACGACCGTCCCGGCGTCACCCGTGACCGTCTGGAGGCGACCGTCGAACTGGACGACCGGATCGTGACCCTGATCGACACCGGCGGCATGGATTTCGACGCCCCGGAAGGCCTTGAACGGCAAATCGTCGTTCAGGCGGAAATCGCCCTGACCATGGCCGACGTGGTGCTTTTTCTCGTCGACGGCAAGTCCGGACGCACGGCGATTGATGACGAGATGGCCGAGCGGCTGCGCCGGGCGGGCAAGCCCGTCATCGTCGCCGTCAACAAGGTTGACGGAAGCGAACGCATCACGGCCCTGACCGGCGATTTCCACGCCTGGGGCTTTCCGATACTGCCGCTCTCCGCCGCTCACGGCCATGGCCTGCAGGATCTGGCCGAGACCCTGGCCAAGGCCCTGCCCGAGAAAGAAGCCTCCGGGGAAGAAGGCCTGCCCGCGCCCGAAGCCGGCATCCGTCTGGCCGTGCTCGGAAGGCCCAACGCCGGCAAGTCGTCGCTGGTCAACGAACTGCTCGGCCAGGAACGCCTCATCGTCAGCGACGTGGCCGGCACCACCCGTGACGCCGTGGACGTGGCGCTGGTGAAAAACGGCCGGCGTTACGTGTTCGTGGACACGGCCGGGGTGCGCAAGCGCACCCGCATCACCGACGGGCTGGAGCGCTACAGCGTGGGCAAGGCGCTTGGCAGCGCCAAGCGCGCCAACGTGGCCGTGGTGGTCATCGACGCCACGGGCGGCGTGGGCGTGCAGGACAAACGGCTCATTTCCTACCTCGACAAGGAACGCACGCCATTTCTCATCGCGGTCAACAAGATCGACCTCGTCCCCCAGAAGGACATGATCGCGCTGCGCAAGGACATCCAGGACGAACTGCGCATGTGCGGCCACGTGCCGGTGCTCTACATCTCGGCCGCCCAACGGAAGGGGATCGGCAAGATCCTGCCGATGGCCGAGGAAATCTGGAAGGAATGCCAGATCCGGGTCGGCACCGGCGCGCTCAACAGGGCCATGCGCGAGGTGCTGGACAAGCACCAGCCGCCGCTGGTCAACGGACGCCGGGCCAAGTTCTACTACCTGACCCAGGCTTCCGATCCACCACCGACCTTCGTCTTTTTCGTCAGCGACACCGAGCGGGTGCGCGACTCCTACATGCGATACCTGGAAAACGGCCTGCGCAAGCTCTTCGGCATCACCATGGCCCCGGTCAAGGTCGTCTGCCGCGCCAGCCACAAGCCGAAAGAGTAG